From the Ralstonia wenshanensis genome, the window AACGCATCGACGATGAACATGAATTGCGCCGTCACCATCACACCAAAGGCGAGCCAGCGGCGGGGTTCGGATACTGAGGGGGCAGAAGAAACTTGGGTCACGATCGGCTCCGGAAAGAGGGATGAACGCAGCGTAGGTGCGCGAGCCGATTCGATGCAGAGCTAGGATTAACCTAGGATTGGGTTGTCCCTCCCACCTTCACGCGCTGTCGTGTGTAATGCCCCCATGGACGATTTCACCGCCGACCTTGCCCCCTTCCCTGCCGCGCCGCGCAACGAGCTGGGTGAATTCCTGCGCAGCCGCCGCAGCCACCTGCGTCCGCAGGACGTGGGGCTGCCCGAAGGCAGCGGGCGCCGCCGCACCGCTGGCCTGCGCAGGGAAGAAGTCGCGCAGTTGGCCAACATCAGCATCGATTGGTATGTGCGCATCGAGCAGGGGCGCGACGTGCGGCCCTCGGTGGCGACCATCGAGGCGATCGGGCGCGCACTGAAGCTGTCTTCGGATGAGCGCGCGCACATGCGTGGCCTGGCGCGCGCGGAATCGGTCTTTACTGCGGCGGCGACCGGGCGTTCGGCCGCCGAAGCGGTGCCCGATGTCTTGCGCCGCGCCGTTGCCGGCATGGTTTTGCCCGCTCACGTGCGCAGCTACCGCACCGAACTCCTGTGCTGGAACGAGGCGACCTCGCAGCTCTTCATGGATTTCGGCACGATGCCGCTCGAAGACCGCAACTCGCTGGTCTACATGTTTCTGTACGCCAATGCGCGCGAGCGTTTTGTCGAGTGGGAGAACGAGGCGCGGCGCATGCTGGCGAAATTTCGCGCGGTGTACGACCCGCACGCAGACGACCCGGTGCTCGTGGCGCTCGTCGACCGGCTGCGCAGCAGCAGCCGCGAGTTCGATACGTGGTGGCGTCAGCACGAAGTGCGCGCCCAGCGTGCGGAGCACAAGCTGATCCGCACGCCCGGCGGCAAGGTCGTCCGCTACGACTATATCGGCCTGCCGGTGATGGAAGACCCGCGCCTGCGCATGGTGCTGTACGTGCCGGTCGAGGACGGCGCCTGAACGTTCAGGCCGTCAGCGCCGCGAGGATGGTCTGCGTGTCGCGTACG encodes:
- a CDS encoding helix-turn-helix transcriptional regulator, with the translated sequence MDDFTADLAPFPAAPRNELGEFLRSRRSHLRPQDVGLPEGSGRRRTAGLRREEVAQLANISIDWYVRIEQGRDVRPSVATIEAIGRALKLSSDERAHMRGLARAESVFTAAATGRSAAEAVPDVLRRAVAGMVLPAHVRSYRTELLCWNEATSQLFMDFGTMPLEDRNSLVYMFLYANARERFVEWENEARRMLAKFRAVYDPHADDPVLVALVDRLRSSSREFDTWWRQHEVRAQRAEHKLIRTPGGKVVRYDYIGLPVMEDPRLRMVLYVPVEDGA